In Luteimonas viscosa, the genomic window CAGGTCCGCGGTGCCCGGCTCACCGAACTTCGGCGCGGCCGGATCGTAGGCCACGATGGTGGCCGCGTCGAACCGGGTCGGTGCATCGGCGAACATCTTCTCGAGGCCGTCCCTGCCGCGCTGCTGGTAGTCGCGGCCGCGGCCTTCGGGGAGGGCCGCCGGATCGACGATGGCGGCGACATAGTTGCCGTCCTTGCGCAGGTAGGGCGCGAGGATCTCGGCGTACCAGCCGCCGCCGGGGGTGATCTCGACCACGGTCTGGTCCGGCTTCAGGCCGAAGAACGACAGGGTTTCGGCCGGATGGCGATAGACGTCGCGCGCGCGGTTCTCCTCGCTGCGCCATTCGCCGGCGAGGATCGCCTGCATCGCCGCATCCGCAGCGGCGGCCGGTTCGGTCTGTGCGGGCGGCGCGGGCGGCGTATCGGCGGCGGTCGCGCTGAGTGCGGCGCTGGCCAGGGCGAGGGCGAGCAGCGAGGTCGCCAGCGTGGACGGGAAGGACGGGGTGCGGCGCATCGGGGATCTCCGGACGGAAACGAACGCGCAGCCTGCCACATCACCGCGTACGCCGGCGTGGTGGCGTCACGGCGCCGGGTCCGCGGCATGCTGCGCGTGTTCGCGCGCTTCCTCCAGGAGCCACTCGCGGAATACCCGGAAGCCGGAATGCGCGCGCGAGCGTTCCGGATACACCAGCCAGTGCCCGCTGCCGGTCCGCAGCCTCCGGTCCGACAGCGCCACCAGCTGGCCGGAATCCAGCAGCAGCCGCGCGCGGGTGGTCCGGCCCAGCGCGACGCCGACCCCCGCGAGCGCGGCGCGATGGTGCGCCTCGGTGTCGTCGAGCATCGCCACATAGCGCGTGGGCGGCGTCTGCCCGACATGGGCGAACCAGCGGTTCCACTGTCCGTCCGGGTCCCCCACCAGCGGCCATTGCGACAGCGGCGCGGCGCCGACGCCGCCCATGCGTTCGACCAGCGCCGGGCTGGCCATCGGCACCAGCCATTCGTCGAACAGCGGCTCGGCGACGGTGCCGGGCCATTGGCCGCGACCGATGCGCAGCGCCGCGTCGACCTCGTGATCGCGCGTGAAGTCGGCCACCGACTCGGTCGACTGCAGGTTGATCTCGACCGTCGGGTGCGCGGCGAGGAAGGCGCCCAGCCGCGGCACCAGCCATGCGGACGCCATCGACGGCAGCACGCTGATCGTGAGTACGTTCCCGCGTGCCGCGGCGAAGGGATGCAGTGCGTCGGCGATCGCGTCCAGGTGCGGCGCGATGCGGTCGAGCAGGCGCTGGCCGTCGACGGTCGCCGACACCCCGCGCGCGCCCCGGACCAGCAGCGGGTAGCCCAGCCGCTCTTCCAGCGCGCGCATCTGGTGGCTCAGCGCGCTGACGGTGAGGCTCAGCGATTGCGCGGCGCGGGTCAGGTTGCCGTGGCGGACCGCGGCGACGAAACCCTGCAGCGCATGCAGTGGAGGTCGTGACATGCCTTGAAAATCGTTCAAGCCTGGTTTGCGGAAGTTTCGCTTTTCCGCCCGAGATCATGCACCTATCTTTTAAACCACTCAAGGCAAAAGAGGTGCCGCATGAACATCTACGCCGGCCTGCTGTTCAACCAGGGCCACATTTCCGACCCGGGGCTGGCGCGTTCGCTGGCCCGGACCCCGCCCGTGCCATCGGCGGATGCTCCGCCCCCGGGGGCCCGCACCGGCCCGACAGCACCCGGGTCCGCGCGTCCACGCCTGCAGCTCCGACGGCGCTGGACGGAGCTGCAGGCGAGCCTGCTGTGGCCGTTGCGGTGAAGTCGCTTCCCGACTGCGTCGCGGGTCGCTTCCACTCAGGGGCAGGTGCCCGCGCGCGGGGCAGGCGACGGCGACGAGTCCGGTGGCGCTGCGCCGCGCGGATCGGCAGGCGATCGCGCGCTCCGCCTGCCGCGCCGGCGCCGGGCGCCACCACCGGCGCCGCCACCGGTACGGCCCGACCGGACCTCACTGCGTCGACAGCGTCCCGAGGATCGCGTTGAAGGTCTCGCTCGGGCGCATCGCCGCCGCCACCCGCGCCGGGTCCGGCCGGTAGTAGCCGCCGATGTCGATCGCGCGTCCCTGGACGGCCTTGAGCTCGGCCAGGATGTCCGTCTCCTTCTCCGCCAGCGACTGCGCCAACGGTGCGAACCGCGCCTTCAGCCCAGCATGCTCGTCCTGCGCGGCCAGCGCCTGCGCCCAGTACAGCGCGAGGTAGAAATGGCTGCCGCGGTTGTCGAGTTCGCCGACCTTGCGCGCGGGCGAGCGGTTCTCGTCGAGGATCCGGCCGTTGGCCTCGTCCAGCGCCTTCGCCAGCACCGGCGCGGCCGAGTTCAGCCAGCGCTGGCTGATGTGCTCGAGCGACGCGGCCAGGGCCAGGAATTCGCCCAGCGAATCCCAGCGCAGGTAGTTCTCCTCGAGGAACTGCTGCACGTGCTTGGGCGCGCTGCCGCCGGCGCCGGTTTCGAACAGCCCGCCGCCGGCCATCAGCGGCACGATCGAGAGCATCTTCGCGCTGGTGCCCAGCTCCATGATCGGGAACAGGTCGGTGAGGTAGTCGCGCAGCACGTTGCCGGTGACCGAGATCGTGTCCTGTCCCTGGCGGATGCGTTCGAGCGACAGCCGCATCGCCTCCACCGGCGGCAGCACGCGGATGTCGAGCGCGTCGAGCGTGTGGTCCTTGAGATAAGCCTCCACCTTGGCCAGCACCTGCGCGTCGTGGGCGCGGTCGCGGTCGAGCCAGAACACCGCCGGCGTCTGGCTGAGCGCGGCGCGGTCGACGGCGAGCTTCACCCAGTCGCGGATCGCCGCGTCGCGGGTACAGCACATGCGCCAGATGTCGCCGGCCTCGACCGCATGCTCGAACACCGTGTTGCCGGCGCTGTCCAGCACGCGGATGCGGCCTTCGCCCGGGGCCTGGAAGGTCTTGTCGTGGCTGCCGTACTCCTCGGCCTTCTGCGCCATCAGGCCGACGTTGGGCACGCTGCCCATCGTCGCCGGGTCGAACGCGCCGTTGGCCTTGCAGTCCTCGATCACCGCCTGGTAGATACCCGCGTAGCAGCGGTCGGGGATCACCGCCTTGGTGTCCTGCAGCTCGCCCGCGGCGTTCCACATGCCGCCGCCGTCGCGGATCATCGCCGGCATCGAGGCGTCGACGATCACGTCGGATGGCACGTGCAGGTTGGTGATGCCCTTGTCGGAGTTCACCATCGCCAGGCCCGGACGCGACGCGTACAGCGCGCCGATCCCGGTGGCGATCGCTTCGCGCACGTCCTCCGGCAGCGACGGCAGGCGCCCGTACAGATCGCCGATGCCGTTGGCCGGATCGAACCCGGCTTCGGCCAGCGCAGCCGCGTGCTTCTCCAGCACCGGCCGGTAGAACTCGCCCACCGCCACGCCGAACATGATCGGGTCGGAGACCTTCATCATCGTCGCCTTCAGGTGCAGCGAGAACAGCACGCCCTGCGCCTTCGCGTCCTCGATCTCGTTCGCGACGAACGCCGTCAGCGCCTTGCGCGACATGCGTGCGGCATCGACGATCTCGCCCGCCTGCACCTTCACCGCGTCCTTGAGCACGCGGCTGGCGCCGTCGGCGCCGGTGAACTCGATGCGCAGCGTGTCGGCGCGCTCGAACGTGGTCGACAGCTCGCTGCCGTAGAAATCGCCGTCGTCCATGTGCGCGACGTGCGACTTCGAACCCGCGCTCCACTTGCCCATCCGGTGCGGATGCTTGCGCGCGTAGGCCTTGACCGATTTCGGCGCGCGGCGATCGGAATTGCCCTCGCGCAGCACCGGATTGACCGCGCTGCCCATGGCCTTGCCGTAGCGGGCGCGGATGTCGCGTTCGTTCGCATCCCGCGGCTCGTCCGGATAGTCGGGCAGCGGATGGCCCTGGGCCTGCAGCTCCTTGATCGCGGCCTTGAGCTGCGGCACCGAGGCGCTGATGTTGGGCAGCTTGATGATGTTGGCTTCGGGCGTCTTCGCCAGCTCGCCGAGCTCGGCGAGGTCGTCGCTGACCCGCTGCGCCTCGTCCAGCAGGTCGGGGAACTGCGCCAGGATCCGCCCCGACAGCGAGATGTCGCGCGTTTCCACCGCGATGCCCGCGGCACCGGCGAACGCCTGCACGATCGGCAGCAGCGAGGCGGTGGCCAGGAACGGGGCCTCGTCGGTCAGGGTGTAGAGGATCTTCGGCGTGTCGGGCATGCGGGGACCTGTTGGACGAAAATGGAAGCGCGCCGTGGGCAGGGC contains:
- a CDS encoding class I SAM-dependent methyltransferase, with amino-acid sequence MRRTPSFPSTLATSLLALALASAALSATAADTPPAPPAQTEPAAAADAAMQAILAGEWRSEENRARDVYRHPAETLSFFGLKPDQTVVEITPGGGWYAEILAPYLRKDGNYVAAIVDPAALPEGRGRDYQQRGRDGLEKMFADAPTRFDAATIVAYDPAAPKFGEPGTADLVVTFRNVHNWRGSGQAEGMFKGFFDVLKPGGVLGVVEHRAKADVPADDRSGYVGEAQVIAMAEAAGFELDAKSEVNANPKDTKDHPNGVWTLPPGNNHDAADAEKYQAIGESDRMTLRFVKPARE
- a CDS encoding NADP-dependent isocitrate dehydrogenase, which translates into the protein MPDTPKILYTLTDEAPFLATASLLPIVQAFAGAAGIAVETRDISLSGRILAQFPDLLDEAQRVSDDLAELGELAKTPEANIIKLPNISASVPQLKAAIKELQAQGHPLPDYPDEPRDANERDIRARYGKAMGSAVNPVLREGNSDRRAPKSVKAYARKHPHRMGKWSAGSKSHVAHMDDGDFYGSELSTTFERADTLRIEFTGADGASRVLKDAVKVQAGEIVDAARMSRKALTAFVANEIEDAKAQGVLFSLHLKATMMKVSDPIMFGVAVGEFYRPVLEKHAAALAEAGFDPANGIGDLYGRLPSLPEDVREAIATGIGALYASRPGLAMVNSDKGITNLHVPSDVIVDASMPAMIRDGGGMWNAAGELQDTKAVIPDRCYAGIYQAVIEDCKANGAFDPATMGSVPNVGLMAQKAEEYGSHDKTFQAPGEGRIRVLDSAGNTVFEHAVEAGDIWRMCCTRDAAIRDWVKLAVDRAALSQTPAVFWLDRDRAHDAQVLAKVEAYLKDHTLDALDIRVLPPVEAMRLSLERIRQGQDTISVTGNVLRDYLTDLFPIMELGTSAKMLSIVPLMAGGGLFETGAGGSAPKHVQQFLEENYLRWDSLGEFLALAASLEHISQRWLNSAAPVLAKALDEANGRILDENRSPARKVGELDNRGSHFYLALYWAQALAAQDEHAGLKARFAPLAQSLAEKETDILAELKAVQGRAIDIGGYYRPDPARVAAAMRPSETFNAILGTLSTQ
- a CDS encoding LysR substrate-binding domain-containing protein produces the protein MSRPPLHALQGFVAAVRHGNLTRAAQSLSLTVSALSHQMRALEERLGYPLLVRGARGVSATVDGQRLLDRIAPHLDAIADALHPFAAARGNVLTISVLPSMASAWLVPRLGAFLAAHPTVEINLQSTESVADFTRDHEVDAALRIGRGQWPGTVAEPLFDEWLVPMASPALVERMGGVGAAPLSQWPLVGDPDGQWNRWFAHVGQTPPTRYVAMLDDTEAHHRAALAGVGVALGRTTRARLLLDSGQLVALSDRRLRTGSGHWLVYPERSRAHSGFRVFREWLLEEAREHAQHAADPAP